One part of the Halostagnicola larsenii XH-48 genome encodes these proteins:
- a CDS encoding enoyl-CoA hydratase/isomerase family protein yields the protein MNVEDSAGVRTITFDRPESLNAFTASAATELADAIEAVDATQFDAIVLTGEGDAFSAGGDLEAMADRDETPKESVDRVTETLGRVVETALSSELPIIAKVNGDAVGAGLAITAISDFAYAVESASFSCAFVRVGLVPDTGGTFLLPQLVGLRAAKRLAMTGEFISASEAQRLGLVNETVPAQELDETVEELLETLRKRPSKTIGLTKRAIHENMNRGWRDALTHEIHTQSLAYGSPEHEEGVRAFLANEEPDY from the coding sequence ATGAACGTCGAAGACAGCGCGGGGGTTCGGACGATAACCTTCGACCGTCCCGAGTCGCTCAACGCATTCACTGCAAGCGCTGCGACGGAACTTGCGGATGCCATCGAAGCCGTCGACGCTACGCAGTTCGACGCGATCGTACTCACCGGTGAGGGAGACGCATTCAGCGCCGGTGGCGACCTCGAGGCGATGGCCGACCGCGACGAAACACCGAAGGAATCCGTCGACCGCGTCACCGAAACCCTCGGACGAGTGGTCGAAACGGCCCTTTCCTCCGAGCTCCCGATCATCGCGAAAGTCAACGGCGACGCCGTAGGGGCCGGATTGGCGATAACCGCTATCAGTGACTTCGCTTACGCCGTCGAATCCGCGTCTTTCAGTTGCGCGTTCGTGCGCGTCGGACTCGTTCCCGATACGGGCGGAACCTTCCTCCTCCCGCAACTCGTCGGGCTTCGAGCGGCGAAACGACTGGCGATGACGGGCGAGTTCATCTCCGCGAGCGAGGCCCAACGGCTCGGACTCGTAAACGAGACCGTTCCCGCACAGGAGTTAGACGAGACGGTCGAGGAACTCCTCGAGACGCTTCGAAAGCGGCCCTCGAAAACGATCGGGCTCACGAAGCGAGCGATCCACGAGAACATGAATCGAGGCTGGCGAGACGCGCTCACCCACGAGATACATACGCAGTCGCTCGCCTACGGCTCGCCGGAGCACGAAGAGGGCGTACGAGCGTTTCTGGCGAACGAAGAGCCAGATTATTGA
- a CDS encoding UbiD family decarboxylase has product MTVASLRAYLQTLEARGDLHRIAEPTSWNLEASAVTMLLNKEDSKIPVFDDVESARLVGDPYRGTQNRPWDRIALGLGLPPDLSAREYYEIVIDRLKDPRDPVTVSADDAPCKEFVVSGDDVDMLEFPWPYIHGGDGGRYSNVHTLIAPDPDSSWVDWSNHRSMIHDGENASVLLLAGEQTPNLYYYKYERRDEPMPVAIAVGVEPAVQYTSVMWIPTGRSEAEFAGGLKQAPIELVPAETNDLMVPASAELVIEGEIVPNERRDEGPFGDYFGYMHGPRRSMPLLRVSAITHREDPIIPFCVEGTGVGYSENSTSSMEVGCVGPDATLGLRAAGFDVESCVPWKSTPRTVYVISTETTDAGYLHELANFIFTTWGMLHVDFFVFVDGDVDPLDQRAVLEALALHADPDTDFHQFGVETMPKVPLNIYQTPTEKGDVQTGTSKAKSAKAYIDATRSAPDDRSATAADDFSREDDIEAAYRARKILERAGLEFERAGVESETDPFIEMEGPDR; this is encoded by the coding sequence ATGACGGTCGCTAGTCTCAGAGCGTATCTACAGACACTCGAAGCGAGAGGTGACCTCCACCGAATCGCCGAGCCGACGTCCTGGAATCTCGAGGCCAGCGCCGTCACGATGCTGTTGAACAAAGAAGACAGCAAGATCCCCGTCTTCGACGACGTCGAGTCGGCTCGGCTCGTTGGCGATCCGTACAGAGGAACCCAGAATAGACCCTGGGATCGGATCGCACTCGGACTGGGGCTCCCGCCGGACCTCTCGGCGCGCGAGTACTACGAAATCGTCATCGATCGGTTGAAAGATCCGCGGGACCCGGTGACCGTCTCGGCCGACGACGCGCCGTGCAAGGAGTTCGTCGTCAGCGGCGACGACGTGGACATGCTCGAGTTTCCCTGGCCGTACATCCACGGCGGCGACGGCGGGCGATACTCGAACGTCCACACGCTCATCGCGCCCGATCCCGACTCGTCGTGGGTCGACTGGTCGAACCACCGGTCGATGATCCACGACGGCGAGAACGCGAGCGTATTACTGCTGGCTGGCGAACAGACGCCGAACCTCTACTACTACAAGTACGAGCGACGCGACGAGCCGATGCCGGTCGCCATCGCGGTCGGCGTCGAACCCGCCGTGCAGTACACCTCCGTCATGTGGATCCCGACGGGCAGGAGCGAAGCCGAGTTCGCGGGGGGATTGAAACAGGCACCCATCGAACTCGTCCCCGCCGAGACGAACGATCTCATGGTGCCCGCGTCGGCCGAACTGGTCATCGAGGGGGAAATCGTCCCAAACGAACGCCGAGACGAGGGACCGTTCGGCGACTACTTCGGCTACATGCACGGTCCCCGGCGATCGATGCCCCTCCTGCGAGTCTCGGCGATAACCCACCGAGAGGACCCGATTATTCCCTTCTGCGTCGAAGGGACGGGCGTCGGCTATTCCGAAAACTCCACGAGTTCGATGGAAGTCGGCTGCGTCGGGCCCGACGCGACGCTCGGCCTCCGGGCTGCCGGCTTCGACGTCGAAAGTTGCGTCCCCTGGAAATCGACGCCCAGAACAGTCTACGTTATCTCGACGGAGACAACGGATGCCGGCTACCTCCACGAACTCGCGAACTTCATCTTCACCACCTGGGGAATGCTCCACGTGGATTTCTTCGTCTTCGTCGACGGCGACGTGGACCCGCTCGATCAGCGGGCGGTCCTCGAGGCACTCGCGCTCCACGCCGACCCGGACACCGACTTCCACCAGTTCGGCGTCGAAACGATGCCGAAGGTTCCGCTGAACATTTACCAGACGCCGACCGAGAAGGGCGACGTGCAGACCGGCACGTCGAAGGCGAAATCGGCGAAGGCATATATCGACGCGACGCGTTCTGCGCCCGACGATCGATCGGCGACGGCCGCGGACGACTTCTCCCGAGAAGACGATATCGAAGCGGCGTACCGAGCGCGGAAGATACTCGAGCGGGCCGGACTCGAATTCGAGCGGGCGGGAGTCGAATCGGAAACCGACCCGTTCATCGAGATGGAGGGCCCTGACCGATGA
- a CDS encoding acyl-CoA thioesterase, which produces MQSITSHRVRFGELAGPLVSSSTLFDWQLVSTQAITTAADDPFEGILENDGIPYAPVVNAASVARYPTIGDTIDVEATPTNVGDSSVELTYEIVDRDGSTLATAQMTHVTIGPDGTALSLPESARAYFEESRVSRSPPVGPDREPTEADAGALPSFSSSTRVRSPLAEGATLAYFEEYPRLATIALEEHIERRGADVADLYGERIPFRMRDWRWEFESPVRFQSTLDVECDVISVDRETVRIEHTLSSDGRTSIRGTTEYGCFDDAGEPTAFDERTLELFDTA; this is translated from the coding sequence GTGCAATCGATTACGTCCCACCGGGTGCGGTTCGGGGAACTCGCCGGCCCGCTCGTGAGCAGTTCGACGCTGTTCGACTGGCAGTTGGTATCGACACAGGCGATCACGACCGCGGCCGACGATCCGTTCGAAGGCATCCTCGAGAACGACGGCATTCCGTACGCGCCCGTCGTCAACGCGGCTTCGGTCGCTCGGTATCCGACGATCGGCGACACGATCGACGTCGAAGCGACCCCGACGAACGTCGGCGACTCGAGCGTGGAGCTGACCTACGAAATCGTCGACCGGGACGGGTCCACGCTGGCGACCGCGCAGATGACACACGTCACGATCGGCCCCGACGGAACCGCGCTGTCGCTTCCGGAGTCCGCACGCGCCTACTTCGAGGAGTCGCGAGTCTCCCGGTCGCCGCCCGTCGGTCCTGATCGGGAACCGACCGAAGCCGACGCCGGCGCGCTCCCGTCGTTCTCGTCGTCGACTCGAGTCCGCAGCCCGTTGGCCGAGGGAGCGACGCTCGCGTACTTCGAAGAGTATCCCCGTCTCGCCACGATCGCGCTAGAAGAGCACATCGAGCGCCGCGGCGCGGACGTCGCCGACCTGTACGGCGAACGGATTCCGTTTCGGATGCGCGACTGGCGGTGGGAGTTCGAGTCACCGGTTCGGTTTCAGTCGACCCTCGATGTCGAGTGCGACGTGATCAGCGTCGACCGGGAGACGGTTCGAATCGAGCACACGCTCTCGAGCGACGGTCGGACGAGCATTCGGGGAACGACCGAATACGGCTGTTTCGACGACGCGGGCGAGCCGACCGCGTTCGACGAACGAACGCTCGAGTTATTCGACACGGCCTGA
- a CDS encoding metal-sulfur cluster assembly factor: MSSARTNPTESVESVEPDLAGEFVEGRRADATPFERELWDMIDEIPDPHIPVSLVEMGMIYDVEVTNGHVAVEMTYPCMGCPAYDMIQNDIRSCLSLTDGVDEVDVEVVWDPVWSKDMLTEPVREKMRESGISL; this comes from the coding sequence ATGTCGAGTGCACGCACAAACCCAACGGAATCCGTGGAATCCGTAGAACCCGATCTGGCCGGGGAGTTCGTCGAGGGGCGTCGCGCCGATGCGACGCCGTTCGAGCGCGAACTCTGGGACATGATCGACGAGATTCCGGATCCGCACATTCCCGTCAGCCTCGTGGAGATGGGAATGATCTACGACGTCGAAGTAACGAACGGTCACGTCGCCGTCGAGATGACCTACCCGTGTATGGGCTGTCCGGCCTACGACATGATACAAAACGATATCAGGAGCTGTCTGTCCCTGACCGACGGCGTCGACGAGGTCGACGTCGAGGTCGTCTGGGACCCGGTCTGGTCGAAGGACATGCTCACCGAACCGGTCCGCGAAAAGATGCGCGAGTCCGGAATCAGCCTCTAA
- a CDS encoding UbiD family decarboxylase gives MTLRTQLDRLEQTNDLVTITEGVHWDETAATVAREAIRGGAPAALFETTPGRVRFASGVYGGPSQFSSRSHQSGQRIAQALGLGPDCSYVELLERLAGRETASVEDRQTEPAATDIDEAGDLHTLGLPTVGTDRYPLVSLGVLVAEKRGTTTWVPIRGQALHSTTLRLSVPEAFAEWCEPAATASVVLGASACSLLAALQGWTQDRTTPAVPELAAGLADIPMATVDSRVVPADAEVRIDGTLRVVEAEPRGPNAAWELTGDTATIEVSADRIATRESPIVSFTPPNGPMTDDVHLTSLVEAAQLFRRVNNYWGVSPVEWIQLPVEGRLGLCIVSSEILYAGFEWQLANTLFSFSNLFDKVVVLDEQADPTNLARAVNDMWVKAHPANDWTFSEPNAPAATATGYRRDGETGSRLYVNATWDPRWDEEYIAPRVTFETAFSENILEALSERWAEFGLDELLGDQDETTVPK, from the coding sequence ATGACGCTTCGAACGCAGCTCGACCGCCTCGAGCAAACGAACGATCTGGTGACGATCACCGAAGGGGTTCACTGGGACGAAACCGCCGCGACCGTCGCGCGGGAAGCGATCCGAGGCGGCGCTCCCGCAGCGCTGTTCGAAACTACGCCCGGCCGGGTGCGGTTCGCGAGCGGCGTCTACGGCGGGCCCAGCCAGTTCTCGAGCCGATCACACCAGTCCGGCCAGCGGATCGCACAGGCGCTCGGGCTCGGCCCCGACTGTTCGTACGTCGAACTGCTCGAGCGACTGGCCGGACGGGAAACAGCCTCTGTCGAGGACCGGCAAACCGAGCCGGCGGCGACCGACATCGACGAGGCTGGAGACCTACACACCCTCGGCCTGCCAACGGTCGGGACCGACCGGTATCCGCTCGTCTCGCTCGGAGTGCTCGTCGCCGAGAAGCGGGGAACGACGACCTGGGTGCCGATTCGCGGACAGGCCCTCCACAGCACAACGCTCCGTCTCTCGGTTCCCGAGGCGTTCGCGGAGTGGTGTGAGCCGGCGGCGACCGCGAGCGTCGTTCTCGGCGCGTCGGCGTGTTCGCTGCTCGCTGCACTGCAGGGGTGGACGCAGGACCGGACCACGCCCGCGGTTCCCGAACTCGCCGCGGGATTGGCCGATATTCCGATGGCGACCGTCGATTCGCGGGTCGTACCGGCCGACGCGGAAGTCCGGATCGACGGCACGCTACGCGTCGTCGAGGCCGAACCGCGCGGACCGAACGCCGCCTGGGAGCTGACGGGTGACACGGCGACCATCGAAGTTTCTGCCGACCGGATCGCCACGCGAGAGTCGCCGATCGTTTCGTTTACACCGCCGAACGGTCCGATGACCGACGACGTGCACCTCACGAGTCTCGTCGAAGCCGCACAGCTGTTCAGGCGGGTCAACAACTACTGGGGCGTCTCGCCGGTCGAGTGGATCCAGCTCCCCGTCGAGGGCCGCCTCGGGCTCTGTATCGTCTCGAGCGAAATCCTCTACGCCGGCTTCGAGTGGCAACTCGCGAACACGCTGTTTTCCTTCTCGAATCTGTTCGACAAAGTCGTCGTACTGGACGAGCAGGCGGATCCGACGAACCTCGCTCGAGCGGTCAACGACATGTGGGTGAAAGCCCATCCGGCGAACGACTGGACCTTCAGCGAACCGAACGCGCCCGCCGCGACGGCGACCGGGTATCGACGCGACGGCGAGACCGGCTCCCGGCTCTACGTCAACGCGACCTGGGACCCGCGATGGGACGAAGAGTACATCGCACCGCGGGTGACCTTCGAGACGGCGTTCTCGGAGAACATCCTCGAGGCGCTGAGCGAGCGCTGGGCGGAGTTCGGGCTGGACGAACTGCTCGGCGACCAGGACGAGACGACGGTTCCGAAGTAA
- a CDS encoding Phenylacetic acid catabolic protein translates to MSEWPDPAVDYVQAISDTKLVLGQRYAEWSLSGPSLEDDIGGASAAQEEIGHVRQLARELEGQGRDLEWINGQRDPDEFANAACLDRLEGSWTEYVASVAPADRAAWYLLDAIDRDDLDGLITKMGEDEYFHLEYHDARLETLAEEDPETVQNTLETTLPQALALIGPAAYDEDEDPVYTTGFTDRSVAEIRESYIDHYRRLFEGTDVSLEAVEWDEPALDDWDEKRRRSGSGAISQTDVEQLRGEKNQLFTMN, encoded by the coding sequence GTGAGTGAGTGGCCCGACCCGGCGGTCGACTACGTGCAGGCGATTTCCGATACGAAACTCGTCCTCGGACAACGGTACGCGGAGTGGAGCCTCTCCGGCCCCTCGCTCGAGGACGATATCGGGGGTGCGAGCGCGGCCCAGGAGGAGATCGGCCACGTTCGCCAACTCGCGCGCGAACTCGAGGGTCAGGGACGCGACCTCGAATGGATAAACGGCCAGCGGGACCCGGACGAGTTCGCGAACGCCGCCTGTCTCGACCGCCTCGAGGGAAGTTGGACGGAGTACGTCGCGTCGGTCGCGCCGGCAGACCGCGCCGCGTGGTATCTGCTCGACGCGATCGATCGAGACGATCTAGACGGCCTGATCACCAAGATGGGCGAAGACGAGTACTTCCACCTCGAGTACCACGACGCTCGCCTCGAGACGCTCGCCGAGGAAGATCCGGAAACGGTCCAGAACACGCTCGAGACGACGTTACCGCAGGCGCTCGCGCTCATCGGCCCGGCCGCCTACGACGAGGATGAGGACCCGGTCTACACCACCGGGTTCACGGACCGATCGGTCGCCGAGATTCGCGAATCCTACATCGACCACTACCGACGGCTCTTCGAGGGAACCGACGTCTCGCTCGAGGCCGTCGAGTGGGACGAACCCGCGCTCGACGACTGGGACGAAAAGCGGCGGCGGTCGGGCTCCGGCGCGATCAGCCAAACGGACGTCGAGCAGCTCCGAGGCGAGAAAAACCAGCTGTTTACGATGAACTAA
- a CDS encoding 1,2-phenylacetyl-CoA epoxidase subunit PaaC, producing the protein MPTEKQFKNELQNGKMIESTDEMTDGYEKALKQILLVSGDTELMSAPAYYEQSLNAPSLDARASCISVIQDELGHGHIAYRLLEDLGEDRQELIYEREPHEFRNTYGFDQHIDNFAELVTAHGIFDRAGIVLLSDIHENTSYAPWKRALTKVSKEEQFHLRHGETWMRRLANNSEKTKRHLQDAIDWMFPMGVEWFGMPDDKKKHDDQLEYRIKGKSNDELRQDWLSRTLPLMNELDLDVPAHYSDERDEYVLEYDLPVAFDAENKEWRFDEPISWSDVMDRWRSRGPANDRYVNMVQSGTVELEV; encoded by the coding sequence ATGCCCACGGAAAAACAATTCAAGAACGAACTACAGAACGGGAAGATGATCGAATCGACCGACGAGATGACCGACGGCTACGAGAAGGCCCTCAAACAGATCCTGCTCGTGTCGGGCGATACCGAGCTTATGAGCGCGCCCGCGTACTACGAACAGTCGCTCAACGCGCCGTCGCTCGACGCGCGGGCTTCGTGTATCAGCGTCATCCAGGACGAACTCGGCCACGGTCACATCGCCTACCGGCTGCTCGAGGACCTCGGCGAGGATCGGCAGGAACTCATCTACGAGCGAGAGCCCCACGAGTTCCGTAACACGTACGGGTTCGACCAGCACATCGACAACTTCGCCGAACTCGTGACGGCCCACGGCATCTTCGACCGCGCCGGGATCGTGCTCCTCAGCGACATTCACGAGAACACCTCCTACGCGCCGTGGAAGCGCGCGCTCACGAAGGTGAGCAAGGAAGAGCAGTTCCACCTCCGACACGGCGAAACCTGGATGCGCCGGCTCGCGAACAACAGCGAGAAGACGAAACGCCACCTTCAGGACGCGATCGACTGGATGTTCCCGATGGGCGTCGAGTGGTTCGGCATGCCCGACGACAAGAAAAAACACGACGACCAGCTCGAGTATCGTATCAAGGGCAAGTCCAACGACGAGCTCCGACAGGACTGGCTCTCGCGGACGCTCCCGCTGATGAACGAACTGGACCTCGACGTTCCGGCCCACTACAGCGACGAACGCGACGAGTACGTTCTCGAGTACGACCTCCCGGTGGCGTTCGACGCCGAGAACAAGGAGTGGCGCTTCGACGAACCCATTTCGTGGTCCGATGTCATGGATCGGTGGCGCTCGCGCGGTCCCGCCAACGACAGGTACGTGAACATGGTCCAGTCCGGAACCGTGGAACTCGAGGTGTAA
- a CDS encoding enoyl-CoA hydratase/isomerase family protein yields MQLRPFSELDLEYFTTEVTDHVGTLRLDRPPANAHDINVLLELQRAVEAVRFDESVRAVLFGSSNDKFFSTGFDIKVLQEKSGRQVGYASQTSKEIIMKMRTTDTIFIAMVNGHCMGGGLELALACDFRYVGNDESYNIGMPEIHLGLIAGEAGTQLLPRYIDRSEALEMMLTGETLTPEEATEKGIFDEIHPPDEIEDAAFEFAELIASKASVAVGNNKLAVNEGLEMPLSDALAHERELQNRLLGSDVAKEGVDAFLDDREPDFLGVELGDEEPGSDE; encoded by the coding sequence ATGCAACTCCGACCGTTCAGTGAGCTGGATCTGGAGTATTTCACCACAGAGGTAACCGACCACGTGGGCACCCTTCGACTGGACCGTCCGCCGGCGAACGCACACGACATCAACGTGCTGTTGGAGCTCCAACGCGCAGTCGAGGCGGTTCGGTTCGACGAGAGCGTGCGCGCGGTCCTCTTCGGGAGTTCGAACGACAAGTTCTTCTCGACCGGATTCGACATCAAGGTCTTACAGGAGAAATCGGGTCGACAGGTCGGCTACGCGAGCCAGACGAGCAAAGAGATCATCATGAAGATGCGGACGACCGACACCATCTTCATCGCGATGGTTAACGGCCACTGCATGGGCGGCGGCCTCGAGCTCGCGCTGGCCTGTGACTTCCGCTACGTCGGCAACGACGAGAGCTACAACATCGGCATGCCCGAGATCCACCTCGGTCTCATCGCGGGTGAGGCGGGCACCCAGTTGCTCCCGCGGTACATCGACCGCTCGGAAGCGCTCGAGATGATGCTTACCGGCGAGACCCTCACTCCGGAAGAAGCGACGGAGAAGGGCATCTTCGACGAGATCCACCCCCCGGACGAGATCGAAGACGCCGCCTTCGAGTTCGCCGAACTGATCGCCTCGAAAGCGAGCGTCGCCGTCGGCAACAACAAGCTGGCGGTCAACGAGGGCCTCGAGATGCCGCTCTCTGACGCGCTGGCACACGAACGCGAACTGCAGAACCGCTTGCTCGGCTCCGACGTCGCCAAAGAGGGCGTCGACGCCTTCCTCGACGACCGCGAGCCGGACTTCCTCGGCGTCGAACTCGGCGACGAAGAGCCCGGTTCCGACGAGTAA
- a CDS encoding PaaD-like zinc ribbon domain-containing protein, translated as MTDDRSESTVLCPFCGAADTEQESAFGSEISKTQYYCNGCNTMFERIKYDGANPETGR; from the coding sequence ATGACCGACGACCGCTCCGAATCGACCGTGTTATGCCCGTTCTGTGGCGCTGCGGACACGGAACAGGAGTCCGCGTTCGGGAGTGAAATCTCGAAGACGCAGTACTACTGCAACGGCTGTAACACGATGTTCGAACGGATCAAATACGACGGCGCGAACCCGGAAACGGGCCGGTAA
- a CDS encoding phenylacetic acid degradation PaaB family protein, giving the protein MKYEVFARINQGDDTIHVGTVTAQSDRLARMYAYNTFDEEDWNYLAVVREENLLEVSGDQPKREVAAGE; this is encoded by the coding sequence ATGAAGTACGAAGTATTCGCACGAATAAACCAGGGTGACGATACCATCCACGTCGGTACCGTCACCGCACAGAGCGACAGACTAGCGCGGATGTACGCCTACAACACCTTCGACGAGGAAGACTGGAACTACCTGGCCGTCGTCCGGGAAGAAAACCTGCTCGAGGTCAGCGGCGACCAGCCCAAACGCGAGGTGGCGGCCGGTGAGTGA
- a CDS encoding MBL fold metallo-hydrolase, with protein sequence MSDTIRIDVGDGSPEGANSAYVLPDRGVLIDPGPPTERAWSSLQAGITRAGLSVTDIEHVLVTHWHIDHAGLSCRVAERASAALHVHRADCPLVGDYANARERRLERDERTLERWGVPEARRTQVRDGDSPSPLPDSFPAEPHVDGDVVAGVEFVHTPGHTAGHASLRADGIVYLGDLLLPTYTPNVGGSDTRLSDPLAKYLSSLDRVENAAERGYPGHGTTIDVPAACEEVRDHHRERAQACFRALETAQSTASTPWAVARELFGEMSGVHAKFGAGEAAAHLERLAALNLVRPLEGAGTPVEYAPAVESYPGEIDLTA encoded by the coding sequence ATGAGTGACACTATTCGAATCGACGTCGGCGACGGCTCGCCGGAAGGGGCAAACAGCGCGTACGTCCTGCCCGATCGCGGCGTCCTCATCGACCCGGGACCACCGACCGAACGGGCGTGGTCGAGCCTCCAGGCCGGAATTACCAGGGCAGGTCTGTCGGTCACCGATATCGAACACGTCCTGGTCACCCACTGGCACATCGACCACGCGGGACTCTCCTGTCGGGTCGCCGAGCGAGCGAGCGCCGCGTTACACGTCCACCGTGCGGACTGCCCGCTGGTCGGCGACTACGCGAACGCTCGAGAGCGCCGCCTCGAACGCGATGAGCGGACGCTCGAACGCTGGGGCGTCCCCGAGGCGAGGCGAACGCAGGTGAGAGACGGCGACAGTCCCTCGCCGCTTCCGGATTCGTTCCCGGCGGAACCACACGTCGACGGCGACGTGGTCGCCGGCGTCGAGTTCGTCCACACGCCGGGGCACACGGCGGGGCACGCGTCACTGCGGGCAGACGGGATAGTCTATCTGGGCGACCTGTTGTTGCCGACGTACACGCCGAACGTGGGCGGGAGCGACACGCGGCTGTCCGATCCGCTCGCAAAATATCTTTCGTCACTGGATCGGGTCGAGAACGCGGCCGAACGCGGGTATCCGGGCCACGGAACGACGATCGATGTTCCGGCGGCCTGCGAGGAGGTACGCGACCACCACCGCGAGCGGGCTCAAGCCTGCTTTCGGGCGCTCGAGACGGCACAGTCGACCGCGAGCACGCCATGGGCCGTCGCGCGGGAACTATTCGGCGAAATGTCCGGCGTGCACGCGAAGTTCGGCGCGGGCGAAGCGGCCGCCCACCTCGAGCGGTTGGCTGCACTCAACCTCGTTCGACCGCTCGAGGGGGCGGGGACGCCCGTCGAATACGCGCCCGCCGTCGAATCGTACCCCGGCGAGATCGATCTGACGGCGTGA